From the genome of Medicago truncatula cultivar Jemalong A17 chromosome 2, MtrunA17r5.0-ANR, whole genome shotgun sequence:
agtgaaggcaaggccactcacgacggaaatagctcactaagctcgatcacctgcacgttacccacggtcgaggtaacattcaaacagaaggggtgagatttcataacagaatagcgttaatcaatgcaattaagaatcataaattaacatcctaatcaatcttgatcataatcattttaaacgtAATCGTCATTGTAtccttaataagcatttatcacgtaatcacataatcaatcatcatcaacaacataacattatcacgtaatcacctaatcaatcatcatcaacaaagcataatagacatgacaatgtgacaatgctcctagactccgtatatgcatgtggtaccaatcgtcatcataagtataaatatactttaatcgtgcggaggacaaagctcctaataatcgtgcggaggacaaagctcctaataaaacgtggtgaggactaagctcaatgatatgctatgcatggactcttaacaacaaaacatcgtaatcatgtgcattcaataacttgaagcgaaacgtcatctttttcattatattcataaataaacattgcatactcagttaaataacagcagcagcatagtcaagtcacatatcagcagggagatatcaatatatcaacagcaattcaatagaatcataatcgtttcattatatctcacatattgcataatacattaatcatgctcaattaatatcaacatatcttaatagctttacagactgcattaaacgttatcataaggtttcattaccaattaggggttcactcctgatcaaaaggtgccacacagatcgcacaaccactcaaacagctacattctggacttgctcgcgaggcgagagttctcactcgccatggcgagtaccactcaaattcccaactaatgttgttttgggttcaatcctgtcctaaaatcattcctaatcatctctaggtatgtttaggcacttaaaggcactcaaggtccaactaaaaagtcgaaactacaaaatatgacatgcactctgcctaagctcgcgaggcgaggaagggtttctcgccatggcgagttgcaccaaacaactcgcgaggcgaagggaaaaggctcgcgtggcgagcaatgaacttcatcactcgcgaggcgaggatcatagctcgccgtggcgagcgatgaatgtcgctacggccaggcttcctaaaaacacaaaaatccgtcgattcacatggttctaagcttggttttgattccagaattcttcctaaacatattctaaggttaaaggacggttctttcatcaatctaaacaagttttaccgtttattctcaaattttagggttttgacctaattccaaaacttctctaaatcaatcctaactttgtcaactaatcatcagaattacagagattaatgttactgagttattagtcccacccttacctggttatgaagaaatcgcagccctctttggtctcttgctcctctctaaactttttctcccttttccaaaagttttcacgtacaaagtgttttttttctaaacctaggtctattcttttatatctcctcttaaaatacttatcttatctcactttctcccctaaaactatctaaaatatcaaaacagccctcaactaaatattttatattattttcaaatctttattctatttatcaataaaataattctcatatcataatcaaatcctccaaaactcataacttatcacgtcatcaatcaaatcactaaattcaccacaaatcatcaaaacatatcaaaatcatgcatatactatataattataatataatggcctaaactcaattaaataacgattaaacgaaagtgggcgttacaaccataacgtgtcctaaaggccgtcttctgcatatcctcatccttcacctttatctgatgataaccagacctcaaatcaatcttactgaaaattttagcaccaaccaactgatccatcaagtcgtcaattctcggaagcggatatctgttctttatcgtaaccttgttcaactgacggtaatctatacacaatctcatactaccatccttcttcttgaccaacaacaccggtgctccccaaggtgaaacactgggtcttacaaatttcttatccaacaggtcctccaactatttcttcaactcagctaactcagaagctgacatacggtatggtgccatcgacaccggcttagttcctggaacaaggtcaattgaaaattcaacctccctctctggtggcacatcaggaatctcatcaggaaatacttctggaaattcattcactacaggtaacctgtcaatcacagcttgattttctaacgacaattgtgtcattagagaatacatcaaaattccatcacgttcaaactgcttcatctgttttgtagacataagctcaacttcaccttcttcctcagccgaagaaaaatgcaccgtcttactatagcaattgatatgaactcggttatactctaaccaattcattccaaagatcacatccatacccgtcaacggcagacaaactaaatcaatcacaaaatctctaccaaacatagatataggacaccgcagacaaacaagagaagtggttactgaacccttagctggagtttcaacaaccatttcccctttcatatctgatacatccaaacccaacttataggcacattcaatagcaataaaacaatgagtagcaccagtatctataatagcaattaaaggagtactcttaaagaaacaagtacctctgataagtcggtcctcattggtagtctgcgtaccagtcaaagcaaataCCTTCCCACCAGTTCTAGCCTTCTTCGGCTCAGGGCACTGTGAACTAATATGACCTTCCCCATTGCAGTTGTAGCAGACAATGTctccacgcttgcattcagctagaccgtgacccttctgaccacacctgaagcacttcctatcatctttaccacaaacattactcttgtggcctttctcaccacacttgtagcaaacaatctcaacaggagcatctctcctcttgggcctcctatcatcacccatcttctgctttcctttgtcagcaggagcactgtaaggcttaggacgattctgctgtcccttacccctcctctcactcattatcttgtaatgagctttggtgtcttcttcataaattcTGCACTTATTAACCAACTCAgagaagactctgatctgctgatacccaatagctcttttgatgtcagccctcaacccattctcaaacttgatacacttggagaactcagctgtctccgcactgtAGTGAGGGTAGAATGtggcaagttccacaaactttgcagcatactctgtgacagacatgtcaccctgtttgaactccagaaactcaatctctttcttacccctgacatcctctggaaaatacctgcccagaaactccttcctgaacatggcccaggttaccacagcatcatcctgttccaacacaggcaacagactaatccaccaatcatcggcCTCTTCAGATAGCATGTGCGTCCaaaaccgcaccttttgaacctcagaacactgcatgaccctgaatatcctttcaatctcctttagccatttctgagcaccatcaggatcatacctacccttgaatgtcggtggatgattcctcaagaaagTTTCCagcatcctggttccatcagtaccagtctcaaccttaggttgctgttgaacagcttgagctacagcctcaagcgcagcaacaagggcagcatcactacttccagtcatctcgaaGTTCTACACgagaaacaacaactcagaacaacaacaaaaaagcaacattaaagttgacactctatcctaggtggctcaacacgactctactacttggccggacggaccaacctgctctgataccaaattgtaacaccccgttacccaaaagcaattaaataacatttatacatcagagtaatccacaaacgggcatgctacacgtcatttcaaaatttcttaaatagaaaataaaactatttaatcaagcaacttattatttatgaaaacatagcagcggaatagttttcaaatccaTAACCTCATAACATCCAACAACTGTctatggcattaaaggccttagcataattcaacaacatcgttcaaaagacaataaaggctccacatcacaattccaaaatttgatacatggaaaagaaacaacaaataatataaataatagttcccctcccacgtatcagagccctagacacgacattgagccaccaccaactactcaggatcacctgcaagttactcataggaagggcaacattttcaagcagaaggggtgagattcacaacaataaatatagatattaaaatcttcaattgaatctaacaccctaatcatcaaacacatcatcttgtaaacatatataggTATAagccacaagcaacaacaacaacatcaatacaCCACCAtgacaatgaatatatataaatgcatgttcaacatcaatatcaaccatcagataataactgcaatcaacaaccaagactcatgcaaatgacatgacaacactgctaagacaccatcttagacttctcaaggaaatgcaatatgcatgtggtaccaaacaggaccgaagccatcaccgcttttgaatggttaaagcattcatcaggaccgaagccctcaccgctgttgaacaactagtactccaggaccgaagccctcaccgctgttttatgcatatgcaatggacctacttgtgtatatctacatacaactgaccatgcaatgcaactcaaTATGACTCCAGTTTAATAATATGTATGATTCAACAATTGGCATACATTTCAACCATCAACAGTAATCACTAATCCAGTAGTTTAATCAACCAAAATAAcgcataattatatataaccatgctcaagacaacaacatcaaccactaCTATTCAAGCTAGCAAAAATaacactcaggaactgtgcagctcgcctcgcgagcacatctgctcgccatggtgagttcacaaaaacactagctcgccacgacgagttcaaggcgaactcgaggcgagtgaaaatcaggtgctctcgggaaaaatgacattttctcactcaaatctcAACTCTAAGtcccctattcatctttttaacctaagactttcaccattcatcattaatatcatctaggtaccttaaaccatccccaaaacatcttataacaacttttcaaaaatcaagttttatccaggcttgctcgccatggcgagttggactgctcgcgaggcgagtgatgatgttgctcactcgcgaggcgagacatgaatgctcgcgaggcgagcgatgaacatcagtacgggcagaaaactggttttacccaaaaatcccatttttcttccaatcactccccaaatcagtttacagatacaaattaactttctgtatgcacTTAGAACTTATTTCTAACACCAAATTCACActtacaacttcaaattcatcatttcatcataaaaacccaatttcccaaattctcaccaaaactctgttaaacacaaaatcagaatttaataactacattcttgaagtaaacctcacccttaccttagaatttgCAGAAAATGTACAGCAGAAATGATTCTTGGCTCTAACTTGCTCTTCTCCCAAAGGTTGctttttcacgtaaaactgcttctgataCTATTTCTCAACTTCCCTCTTATTTAACtccctaatatttccattagctccccattaattttaataattattaaataactccccaaactccaaaataactaatatttcctacttattctaattattattaaataactatataataaaataattcaccacataaatcatccaaaatcacacatatatatataaatataagcatacattccacataaatcaccaaacatcatatataaatatatatatactccacataaattaaaataattaattataacaactagggcgttacagtccCCAATTTTCTTCATCCACCGAAAGAATCAAAGGACAGTGATCAGATAAACCTCTCAGATGAGCGACTTGAACACAATTCGGCCACGTTAAACACCAGTCTTCAGACAAAAGAAACTGGTCAATGCGACTCATCGACTTACCATCTCCTTTAAACCAGGTAAAATTTCGGCCACACAGTGGCAAGTCAAACAACGCATTTTCTACAATGAACTGGTTAAAAGCTTCAAAATCCAACATACCTCCAGAAGCACTCACGGAACGTCTTTCTTCCCTGTTCCTAACCGCATTAAAATCCCCACAAACACACACCTTTTTACCCCGCAGCACTTGAAGACGACTCGACAAAGAATCCCATAAAACTTGTCTATCATTACTGTTACAGGGAGCATACACATTGAACAAGTGAAACTCCTCATTAGAAGAAATAAAACGGCCATGTATGCTAAGAACATGATCAAAACTGCTTGAGGACCACACCTCGACCTCCGACGAATCCCATAATGTCATCAACCCACCCGACGCCCCTAGAGAAGGACGAAAAGAGAACGCCACCGACTGACCATCCCAAACCGCAAGACGCAAACCATCATCACACCTACCTAATTTAGTTTCTTGAAGGCATAAAATCCAAGGACGCTTTTCCTGCACCAACGAGCGAACATCCTTTCTCTTTTCAAGCCCTC
Proteins encoded in this window:
- the LOC112418288 gene encoding exodeoxyribonuclease-like: MKLVSWNVRGLGGLEKRKDVRSLVQEKRPWILCLQETKLGRCDDGLRLAVWDGQSVAFSFRPSLGASGGLMTLWDSSEVEVWSSSSFDHVLSIHGRFISSNEEFHLFNVYAPCNSNDRQVLWDSLSSRLQVLRGKKVCVCGDFNAVRNREERRSVSASGGMLDFEAFNQFIVENALFDLPLCGRNFTWFKGDGKSMSRIDQFLLSEDWCLTWPNCVQVAHLRGLSDHCPLILSVDEENWGL